The sequence below is a genomic window from Humulus lupulus chromosome 3, drHumLupu1.1, whole genome shotgun sequence.
CTTGAATTCCATTTGAAGCTATCTAGAAGGgagagacattgaagtaatctACTACTGAGCGAAAGAAAGAATGCAGAGGGATAGTAACTCCTGCATAAACATGGTATCTAGACCAGGCACAATAAGCTCCACCGGGATTATTAGCTCTCTGGTGAGGTCGCGAACATATCATATTCACTCCTTCAAGACTCAAAGTCTCgatatgcttatcaaacattTTGGAATGTAACTTAGAAGGCTTAGCTACAAACCAGGAAGGCACACAATCCTCTTCTCTCCTTAGCTTAAGTGTATCTAATTGTTGAATCTCAGTTGTAAAAGTCTGGGTGGCCTTTTTCCTGGGTTTACAAGCATACCGAACCTGGCGAGGAGGCCTTGAAGAAGCTTCAGTTTGAGCTTCTTTTACCAAATGTTCTCTAGCCAATGGATCACGTTCTATTATCTTTTGTGTCGCTCTTCGAGCTACTTAAGCATCTTGTTCTTGAGGGAGTCGGGTGGATTTCTTTACCCTCATTGGCGGATGTTGACACTAATTTTTGAGAAACTCCTCTTCGTGAAGGAAGTATAGAGACGACCGGGGAAGGATTTTCTCGAGACGGCGAAGACGATCCTCAGGGGTACGATTGCTAGGAGATTTGGATGAAGAATCACTTTTTTGAGGAGTGCCGCTCAATTTAAGAGATGAAGAGTTGGAGTCTGTATGGTTGTCACCCCCTgtagtcaaagcgattcatctacaaaaaataaggggaggtgagtaaaccaaacagaaaatgaatgaaaaaaaaatatacactACTCTATGAAACaatttctttgagaagagaaatcAATTTTCCCCAGATAAAGACATTTTTTtggtaaataataataattttgagagATTCAAGCAGATTGTTTCGAATGTCGAGTGGTGTTCGGAGGAATAAGGCCTAAGGTGGTGTCCGAGTGATTTGGTGTGTGTTCGAGCATTCGGGTGTGTGTCCGAGCGGTTGTGCGGTGCCCCGAGCAGCTGGGAGCATGTCCGAGGGGATGGATGTGTCCGAGGAGCTGGTGTGTCCAAGGTGTTGGGGCGTGTTCGAGGAGCAAGGATGTGTGTCCGAGCAGCTGGGAGACAAAACACCCGAGGGCCAAGCAAGGGTTCGATCAGCTAGAtctttttaagtttttaaaaaaaagctTAAAGATAAAGATGAAGAAGGAGAAGCTTACCCAAATGTATTGAAGAGCCTTTGATTTCTTGGGAAAGCTTGGATTTTCTTGGAGAAGTTGAAGCGCCTTGGAAATTTGTGGAGGTTTCGGCCAAGAGAAAGGAAGAGTGTTGTTGATGATCAAATTCTTCCTTATGAGTAGTGGGCATCCGTGGCTCTATTTAAAGGAGAGAAAGGGAAACTCCCACTTACCTTGAAGACTCTTGTTATTCTCTCTCCCATGATTGGTAACGAGTAACTTCCATTTTCATGGCTGAAAAATTTAATTATACCTTTATTTGCAAAAGTCATTTTTTGAATTTTAGAAcacaataattattaaatttactgCGGATCCTTACGAGGAGTAGgcaaagtttatcatatgagaaaatcatataataaacttggggggcaaatgttatccccaaaaattttgttcaatgacgtggcaatcagatagACAAGtgacaatgcatggtcagtaaatgacacattaatagtcaataaatgtgttatttaaataAGTGAAAAAATTAGGAGTTGACCTGccgagttgtgatattactggtcaagAAATAAATTTACCTAGTCATAAGTGATTTGCCCGACCAGTGATATGCCATGGCCGATCAGTCATGCGCTTTGCCCGACCAGTGATATGCCATGGCTGACCAATGATATGCCTTGGTCGACCAATAAGTTGTCTTGGCCGACTAGTCACTTTGATGAATGGATTTGGTCGACCGGATGGatcagaatctcaggagttaaccgtccaatgactcttcagtaaagcctcagtaacaaaTTCAACCCAAATCACTCGTAACTTCCGTGAGAATTTCTCAGATATCCCAaagtaataattatattattgtaatttcaatttatttatattttactaattaaagttggttagaacaaccaaggaccccgtcaaacgGGACATTTCTCATATACGATCTATGAACCTATAAATAAAATGCTCATGACATCATTTAGAGGGATCTGGGGATTAAAATAAAACTCTCTAGTTTAGAGATTTTGAGACCATTATTTAGGGCATTCTGGGAGCATTTTCTAAGAGTTCAAAGAGAGAAACACTGTATCTTCCTACTTATACTTAAAAAACTCAGTTGACTAagattcatctgatcttaagtataagctaaatatatcacaactctaagtagattagactattaccaacaaattgaggctgaaccactataaaaattacttgtgttatttactttttattCCAGGTTTATtatcgtttttgcgtctactcgcagttaAAATGGAAAAGATAAGAAGCCCTTCATATTCCAAAAGTACAATTTCTTTGGGGGGGTTGGGAGTGGGGGACAAGTTCGTATGCTTTGGCATTTAACCTCTCATATATGTAAAACTATACATTTTttttggtggcctaggatggatTTGAGTACAAGTACAAAAAGATATATAATTACACataagaagagagagagagagagagagaagtgaggAAGGAAGGAAGGATCGGATCGAATCGATAATTACAGATACTTGTTAATCATTTTCCTCACTTCATCAATCACGAGCCATGCTTTATGTCCTCCTATAACTTCTTCTTTTATCTCACCATCTTTCCATAACTGCTACATTTTAAAGAAATTCGAATCAAGATCAATCTAACAAAAACTTGAAGagaaaattttcattaaaaaagaaaCAGAGGTAAAAAGTAAGACGGTGAACGTACCTGAATGGTTGGCATTTTCTGATCAAGTAAAACacaccaaaaagaaagaaaaaaaatgaatcaaTGAAATAATATATGAAATAATAGAAGACTGTACTGAGTTCAAAATGACTAATCTTACTTGTATGTTTCCACGCTTCACCAAAGCTTGAGGTACCTTATTGACATCCACGCAATAGAATTGTACTCTGTCATTAACAGAATATACATTGAAATCTCATAAAGATCCTATATCAAGAAACAAGTAACTGCCATTTAAAAAAAGTTTGCTTTTTTATATTGAAGAACTCCTTACCATACTATACAGTACAGGGTAGTTTGTGCCTGGGATTATCATGAATGACAATTGACaagttatgtttatgtttttaatgcTAAGTGAAGTCCTCAAATTCATCTGAACATTTAAATATTCTAGTAAGTTCAATAATCCATTACAAAAGAAATTGACTTGGAGTTGATggaagtaaaaataaaaaatgatgttTCTTGAGCATTTACTGGGAATCTATAGCAGTCCAAGTCGTAGTAATCATAAGTGGAAGAAAACATGCCCTTGAGCTGAAAATCATGTGTAGGTCCTAATCTATAAGTGGGGTCAAAAGCTCTTAAAATATGGAGAACTTACTATATGATTCATAGGAGAATAGTGCAAGCAAAATAAAAAGCACATAATCCTAATCAAGAAAGTTAAGAGAGTTCACTTGCTATCATATTCAGCACTCAATTTCTCCAACTTTGGTTTCAAATATATGCATTTCCGGCACCAAGAAGCCATCCTGACCAaacaacaagaagaagaaaaagagtcATAAATTCTTTTTACAAATCGCCAGACAAGTGGCGTGCATAATTATCCGAGACTTcgaacaaatgaaaaaaaaaactaagtacCAATCGATGATAATAGGCTGAGAAATCTCTCCTGCATGAGTAAGAATCTGATCAAGGTGATTTGAGTCGTTAATGGGTTCCATTTCAACCGTGGTGGGTCCGGCCAAATTGGTCCAAAACGCCTCTCCTCCCAAGTCCCTCCTCGAAATTTTCTTCCAGTCTCTGTTTCTGAAATCAACCAAAAACCCATAATTCTTTCGCAAAAGCAAGGCACTCCCGTTACTCCAAAACTGAGTTCGATTATCTTTTTGATAGAATTCTCTGCACAAAATATGAGAATTCGCAGCAGCCAGAACAGACATTCTTTCTCTGGtaataaagagaagaagaagaagaaaaagagtgTTGGAAAAGGGTGTGAGATTCAGAAGAATTGAGAGATATAGGAGAAAAGAGTCAGAAGATAAGTGCTAACAGAATCATGATTGTTTTCAAGTTAGAAATGGAATTTAGTTATGGGGAAGTATCGAGATTGGATATTTTGGAAAATGGAGAAGAAATGGTTTCGGGCTGTGATGTTCAATGCTTATCCTGAAAGGTGAAGTTGGGGATGGCAAGTGCAAGCTAGGATGTGGTGGGGCCACATTTGATAGgcatatatttaaaaaatcatatatttttaatGGCAATTTCTTTAGTCCCTCACACAACTTAGGCCAACAAATGGGACCCAAAAAAATTTACCAAGTGTCAAGCTATTAAATTATttggtatttttattattaaatttttttacttgATGAACCAGCGATGTAAACCGGttgtaaaaaaatattgaatCATGGTCTGAAAAGTATGGGCAAAACAGTAATTTGCAGGTAAAAAAAGTCTACAGTGGAGGGCaatataaaattagtattgtGTTCAAATATATTTACGAAATTGGGAAAGTAATGTTTAGGAGTCACTTAGTAATTTTTAAAGGAGTAGTCAGGAATAACGTTGTATGTAAAAGTAATGAATTTCCCAGTAACTCGTCTGCATATAAGTAACATTTTGATGTCggtaaataatattaaatagagtGGTTAGTAATAACATAATAGCTGAAAGTAAAAAAACCGAAAGTaattattgtttgtttttttgcGAGTAACAAATGAATTGTCTTAGTGGATATCTCAGTTTTGTTTGACTTGTTTAATGGTTAGAAGAATGAATTACCATTGATTATGTAGCTTTAGGTTGTATAGTTAATTTAGAATGAATTTTGGCCATTATATGGTATTTGGTATTTGGTATGTAAGACTTTCCCTTTGCAAAAGTTATTTTATAATCTCCTGATGTGTAATACAATtagagtataataataataataccactAAACGTACCATATTtaagttataatatttatatGGTTGCTCGATTAGGAGTCACTACTTCGTTAAAAAAAAGTGTGACTAAAATATTTCTATCATAAATGGAGACTAAAAATTTAATCTCATACAATATAAAAAGATGATTAATTGATGAATCATTTATACTATACTTTTTTAAGTTCATTTGACATGTACGGTGAAGTACATAGGTTTAAATTGCAAACCACATTGGCGGCTTAGTTGATGAGGAAATTAATAATTTGTTATTGATTGCATGGAAGATGGGGTCAAGTAATTGGGATGTGTTGAttgtatgaatatgtgttatAGTAGAACATCCCCAATCACGGTTGTGTAATCTAAGCTTTgaacttacaaaattataataGGACCCAATTAATTTTCCAATTGTCaagttttgaacaattttggtgtttttcttttttaaactttataCTTGATGAACTGGTTATGTAAACGGGATCAAAGAAGTTGTGCTGGCATGACTATGAAAAGTAAGGACAATAAAGTAATTTGCAATCCAAAAATTGTACAATCGAGGGCAATAAGATAAAATATGTATTGTGTTTGAACTTATTTATTATATTGGGTAAGTAATTTTTTGATGCAGCTAAGTAATGTTTAATGAAATGGCCAATAATAACGTTGTATGAAAAAGTAAATAACCTTGaagtaattttgtttttttttttgcgtaTAAGTAACATTTTTATGCTAGTAAGTAATATTTAATTGAGTGGTGAGTAATAATGTTGTAACTGaaagtaaaaaagtaaaaaatatccAACAATGATTGGAATTGAATGAGCACACCTCATGAGCCTTAGTTGTCTCATGATCATCATAGAGAGCTTTATTCACTTCATTACTCATGTTGACAACAGTGCACTAGTAATACATTTTTAGACAAAATGAGAATTAGATAAATGATACTCATGTTAACAACATAAGAAATTTACTTGGTTCAAACAAGTATGACATAAATCAAGTGGATGGGACTAACACTCTTTAGTATGCACAAATCTAGATGAATACAAAGTTATATAATTTGAATAAGaagtttgtttttaattttcaaaCTCTCACCAACATAATACAAGAACCCAGAACAACATTTGTCAATGTTGAATAGAAGATGACGTCTAAGATGAGTCTATTTACTAGCTTGAGTGTAAAGATTGTTTTGAACCACTAAAATTGGCAAATACTGAAACTGCAGTTATTACTGCTTTCTATTGTGACAGTTGAACTGTGCTTAAGTCCAATTTTAGAAAGTTTGGGAGCAAATAGTAGGTCAAGAGATTTTAACCTTACATGATACAATGATGAGAGTTTTAGTCCAATCAGTTGATGTAGAGGAATGCAGACTGCATCTAATTTGTATTTTTCGTACATCAAAACTGTTCATTAGTTCACACTCTAGAAAGACCCAAAGACAATTTCACAATGTACATAATTTCAAGTCAAGTTAGTTGAACAATATAAAACTCGAAGAGAGTAATGATGAATATCGAAGATTAGGTTAAGAAAAAAGTAGTACCTGTTATGAAGATGGTTTTGGTTGCCGTTGAAGTCTTTAATGGTTGTGAATGCCTTAATTGTGTTTCCCACTGATGGAAGATGTCTTATTTGTACGGCCCTATTACAAAACAAGTCCCATATTCGTAATCCGAGCTagagtgtagtataacacattcATTGGTACTCCAGGCAATTGATTTTGAGAATTGGATTTGTTGTATGGGAAGTCCAACATCGCTATGCATTTTAATATCCCCATTTCTTAGATCAATAAATTTTATGAATTTATCTTCGATGTTTCCGTACAACAAAAGGTTCCGACTGGCTGCGTGGCAGTGGTACGTCTCCTGTTGAGGTTGGTTTTGATCTGTACAATTTTTGTGCACATATGTGAATAGGCATGAGAATGGGTGGTCTTCCCAGCTTGCAAATCCAGCAATTTTGTGGAAGCCATTTGTGTACATAGTTATAGTTTCATATTGATCAGAGCATCCTGTTATTGTGATGGCTACTCCATTCGATATAGGAGATGGTAGGAGTTTTTTCGTACAATACCTTCTCAAAACCTTTTTTTGAACACAGAAAGTTTCACCTGCAAGGCCATTTATCATAAAGTAAATTATTGAATGGCTAGATTAAATGTTGTTGAAAATGTGAATGAcaattaataatttgaatattAAGGGTGAGTTTAGCAACTTACCGAATTTGTAACAATATCATATACACCACATTTTCCTTCGTCAAAGACAAAAATTGCATGTCTTCCGTTAGCatttctaaatcttgagtatctCGCAGTTGGAAATGGCAGCGGACATGGCTCTGTGTGACGCTTTGCAAGTGAGACATGTCGCAATAGGTGTGTTGGGATCTTATCCTTCTGTGGGTCATAAGCGCAATTCTCTGTTTTTATACTGTCAATTAATTGAAGTGGTTTAATGTCCTGAAAATTTATTTCGTCGTTGGACATTATTTAATCTTGTTGAGATTGGAATGTTCGTACTTACTCTAACTTGAATAAATTAGTGATGCATTAATACTGTTAggcaaagaaaaaaattattaggACCTATAAATCGATTAAAATTATCTCATAAGGAGGGGAATAACGTATTGTAGTGTAACAAAAAAAAGATTTCGGATTCAATTGATGAGTATGATTTACCACACGAAATTTGTTTAGAAAATGCCTTTTTTTTCTTAGCCCAGACCAGGAAGGCcacttattttgtttttattgtgAACAACTTTGGGATATATATATGGGCTACCAAAGTAAGACCCACTTTGAAATTAATAGTACAGTGATTAATCAAGTCCTTTTCTGAAAAgtttttcttttataattttttgatGACACTAAATAAAATTTGGAGTTGGAAAAATACAACGAAAATTGAGATTTTGCAAATGGGaaataaaatgaaatgaaataTAAGATTTTGAAATTGGGAAATGAGGTGAGATGAAAGTGTAACGTGCTGACCAAGGTTGAATGCAGTAGATATGGGTAGTTATTTTGAAATTACCTTTTGTATTTGGAGTGGTCGCTTAGCTTCCTTCATAAATGAGCCCAATTGATTCAGTTTCAATGGATGGTTGTTGGGCCATCAACATGACCATATGCAGCTTAATCTTACCCCAATGGAGAGGATTTTGTTTGCTTATTGCTTTGCTAATATTTATGGAAGAAGTATGTTCTGTGAAACTTGTTCTTTACAAATTGGGAGCTTTAAATAAGTTGGAGTGCAGAACCTCTACTAGCACCTAgcaattaatttttgttttagtgGCCTGCCTCATTCATAAGTAATATAGGAAAGATCCAGCATACTAAGTTAATTTATGCCCCCATAGAAATaacaatatatttgtacaattaaAAGTTGATTCTTGGCTGATATTAAGAGTTCGTATATGTATTTGGTATTAAGTTTGTCTTGCATCCTCCAAAGTTTAATCCCATGGCACGATGGGAACCAAATATTTGCTCATGCATTCTATGTAGGAAGGTGTATGTCGTATGTCATCCTCCCTAAACTCCAGATGCATAAGTTGATAAAGTTCAACATAAATGTAATTCAAATTCATTTTCACTATCATATTTTATGAAAACAACTATTTTCTGTCTCGTTTCATAACCATGTTTCTTAGGGTGAAATTTAGGGTTGATTCAATTAAGGATATGTTcatgttaataatattaatatgatttCATTTTGTTATTAAATATGAAATAAAAATTGTATAAGGTGTTAACTGAAGCATGTAATCGAAATCATAAACAACACAAGATTACTTTACTTTTATAATTTGAACCGATTTAAAGAGTTTCACACGAGGATGTTGTCCGTAATACATGTTTACATTACAACCTGATATAAGATATAAACTagatatttttttccttttcaaaaaCAGACATAAGGTAAAAGGATTTCACTTGATTAAACATCACTAGACTATACACAAAAGTAGTCTTCTCTGGACATGGCTTACTTGGTGTTAGAGGGGCGatgtggtggagatggagaaagAACTTCGGTATGAGCCTCCTTTGATTTGTCATTACAACAATGGCAACACCCTTTGTTCTTGATTTCCTCCACATCAGTACGCAGATTAAACAACATGCTGAAAGTCAAATTTTGGAAAGTGGTTCGGCTCATGATTATCTCTGCATCTGAAACCTCCGAGTCGAAAGACGATATGGTCACCGGCGACGCATTTCGTTTGGTCCTTGGAGCAGATGGTCCTTCGAACGCAACATATTCATTTCTTCTTGGTCGTCCTTCATTACACcgaaataattaaaacaaaaaaagtaGTGACTAAATGAAGAGACTTATATAGCACTGTGAAAATGCCACTTAAACACCAAATCACTACTTATTACACCTAAAACTacatttttttggtttttttaaaaaaagaataaaCTTCTGACCTCGCTTGGGAAAAGGTTGAGTCATACAGTCACCTTCCGATGGTTGAGCTTTCGGTAGTGGAGGAACCACTTTTTTTCCTGGCCTTTGACTCGGTTTCTTCTGTTCCATCGTTTCACAGACCACCGACGCAGGCGGATACGACTCGCCTTTCTCCTCCCGCCGTTCACCGGCATTCTTCGTCGGCGGGTAGCGAAGGTCTTGAAGCGCATATTTTTGTTTTGTCGGAATAACTATTTCTGAAGATGGAGAATATGAAATGGGAAGCCTTTTGAAATGGGTAACTGAACTAAACTTAATGAATTGCCTGAGGTGTTTACAAATGGAATAGTTGGTCTTAGATGTAAGACCCTAGGGAATGATGGCTACTCTGTGGAGCTGTCGAATCACATACCTCTTTATAATGTATATGACGGCATTGCCCTGGAATAAGAAATGTATTGCTTGCAACACACGTTTTTTTCATTAAATTATCTTGAATGTTGAAGTCATATGGGAGACTGCTGATGCTTTCATTGTTGGAGTTTGGAGGCTTAGGAAGAGTTTGGGCTTTAATGGGCCTAATAtgatatacatttatttatttttttgtaatgGACCGAATATGGTACACCgaaaagatatttttttatttcaaaaataccacttcgAACAACATTTAACATAAATTAGTAGAAGGATTAATGTCGAAGttaaataaactaaatattttGATTATGATTTCAATTATTACgatgtataatttaattttctaaatgGCGACATGaacaattattataatttattagcatgtatatattgttttatatatatagtaaaatatcTACAAATTCATACCCGATTAATTAATCAACTCGCTTAAATTATACTATTGTCTGGTCTCGAGTCGGGGACTGTGTCGTAAATTAATAATTCgctaaatttatatgataatattttataaaaaaatacataGGTCCCAttgaatatataaattaatatattttcctCAATTGTTGAAAATATAGATTAGTAAATGAGTTCCCCACAAAGATATTACTAAATgattgataaaataaaataaattaacatatattatagtaaatttaattaaaaaattatttaaaaaccaaACCCAATCTCTAACCCAAATAAAAACTCAGCCATTGGTTTAAAACTCTGCTAAAACTTAAACAACTGCATgtaattcatataaaaaaaataaacagagcataaccttacctcaattgtgtaAGTGAAGCTTTAAGTTGCTCCAAACCAAATCCCCAAAGCTCTAAGTTCAGGATAGATAAACGAGAGAGAGTGTGTGAGGTGTTGGTAAGAGTTTCTTTGGGTTTCGTACTGGTAAAAGGAATTAGTGAGTAAGTCTGTAACGTCCTGAATTTagtattaaggctgagtgccttgttTACGGTGCTGGAGAGAATAATTAGATTAattatgtggaattaattgaataaatgtgtgagtACGTCGCATACATGATTTACGTGGTTGAATATGtggatatgtgcatgtttatgtgtattacaTATGCATGTGGGTTCGTTATTGTTAATAAGGCCATGttcgtaattttgacttgttgagggtataaatttgagtatatgtgttaaatgattgaggatCTCATTATTATGTGAATGCATTTGTGATGTCGGCTTGAGGCgattgtaacaccctgggtactccaggaccgttactgtgaactttgaatcgtgcttaacttgctaatcgagctatttggttataaacgtggtTGTAGCttttattaataggttaaggtggaaaaccatgccgcggcccgcctccccaaaCAGAGACGGCCACAAATCCATTTCCCCAACACGAGGCGCGGTCGTCCTTCttcatgccgcggcccaacgacCCAGGGAATATCTCCCTCCCTCTTCAATGAGGTTGGGTCGTGGTGCTCTAGAACAGATCCGCGACCCCActtgaaactcagccaaaaacccctgttttccccttcgaactcatttcaaaacctcttcacacgccccaagggcaaaaccgtccttttacacttatctcgttaatcataattaacactctccaattcccactattctcaaataccaataaaatcatatccctttaccctttaattcctgaaaatgctctaatcatcgaaccaccctgagactcaccccgagccccgaattcaaacctgttatgaccaaaccgttaatttatattcaaatatcgtgtcatgccgaatggctcaaacaaatccacattgtgatgtggtatcaataatagttcaccaacatgcatgaaaatacacaattacgccctcgacaggtcaaattaccaaaatgcccctatgaagaaatgtggacccacatgcatgcatttaacatcatattataatataattgagataaATATGCACGAAATCattgaatggaataataaagcaattatgcccctccggcctactaatccaaccatcaaaccgcattaaggatttcagggcattagagCGATCCTATGgagtggattagcggaatagttaGATGCTGGTCTGATGCAGTATCAGGGTGAGCGTAGTGGTATTTTGGGGAACTTAGTGTACATTTGAGATTCAATAGGTAACGagtaattatttagtgattattttggtatgtcgggattaattgggaatttataggactttTTTAGGATTAGTGCGAAATGGGAgacaaagactgttttccccttgTGGGAGAGGTGGGTAGTAAACCTCGCTGTGACTACTTCGCTAATCTGCTCCATTGTGTTCCCTCGAGCCatgtactgcaaatatatccacataataatatggtctcaaccatttatcacatataaccgcatttatttccttaacgggccaaaattacaagtattCCCTTCTGAACAGTAGagggccacatgcatatttaataaccATAAACATTCATTtaatatactcacataatcatattaatcatacaTGCCATCAATTTCACACATTTAACCAAATAAACACATACATAAACTAATTATGCCATCCCAGCACGCTAATGAAGGTGCTAAACCCTATTaccaattttgggtcgttacacatggaGTGAGAGTGTCATAGGGCATGAAGCTCAggcaatggtatccccatttgtgggatcaggtaggggcgAAGGCGCAGTAACCAGAAAAAATGTCCCCCCGATAGTTCTACTACTCATGCTCCTGAGTGTGCATTTCTCTGTCAAAAATGGACAATCATGGATTGTAAGAAATGATGTAAGATAATGAGAAGGTAACAAATTGGTGGTTGATTTCATGTTTGttgacccataaaagtcaatttGTTGATAATTGAGTGGTACAATTATTAATTTTGTACATCAAAGGCGTAATCATACAATTTATTTTGTGAGTAATGTCTCTATTTTGTGACTAATGTCTCAGTTTTGTTCATAACGATGATTAAAAATTTAGTTTTTGGTTCGATTTGTACAGCCTTCAACCTATATATAGgctaggtcaaaagaccaaaataccctccatgCTTAATTCATCCTTAAAGACCCCGTAGGGCAAAACAGTAATTTTCCACCTATCTTGtttatcataattaacactctcaaaTTCCTATTATTCTGaaatactaataaaattatatCCATTACCTTTTTATTCCCGGTAATTCTCTAATCATCAAATCATCCCgacactcaccccgagccccgaactcaaccctgttatgaccaaaccgataatttgcattcgaagatcgtctcatgccgaatagcttgaaaaaatccacattataatgtggtctcatcaacaGTTCACCAACGTGAATACAATTgtacaattacgctctcaacgggccaaattaccaaaatacccctgagtGGAAATTTTGAcccgcatgcatgcatttaacatcatcttataatatatttcacataaatatgcatGTAATAGTTTAATGAGATAATAAATCAGTTACGACCCTCACGACCTACTAATCTGACCCTTAGACCTCATTAGGGATTTCCAGGCATTCCGTTAGTGAATATTTAT
It includes:
- the LOC133823423 gene encoding thioredoxin-like 3-1, chloroplastic isoform X1, with the protein product MSVLAAANSHILCREFYQKDNRTQFWSNGSALLLRKNYGFLVDFRNRDWKKISRRDLGGEAFWTNLAGPTTVEMEPINDSNHLDQILTHAGEISQPIIIDWMASWCRKCIYLKPKLEKLSAEYDSKVQFYCVDVNKVPQALVKRGNIQKMPTIQQLWKDGEIKEEVIGGHKAWLVIDEVRKMINKYL
- the LOC133823423 gene encoding thioredoxin-like 3-1, chloroplastic isoform X2 produces the protein MSVLAAANSHILCREFYQKDNRTQFWSNGSALLLRKNYGFLVDFRNRDWKKISRRDLGGEAFWTNLAGPTTVEMEPINDSNHLDQILTHAGEISQPIIIDWMASWCRKCIYLKPKLEKLSAEYDSKVQFYCVDVNKVPQALVKRGNIQKMPTIQLWKDGEIKEEVIGGHKAWLVIDEVRKMINKYL